A region of Thiofilum sp. DNA encodes the following proteins:
- the paaB gene encoding 1,2-phenylacetyl-CoA epoxidase subunit PaaB produces MADLELYEVFVRSRRGLDHKHVGSLHAQDPEQALEYARDCYTRRSEGVSIWVVRSRDICASQEDDSASFYDPSDDKPYRHAMYYQLPDAVNHM; encoded by the coding sequence ATGGCTGATTTAGAGTTATATGAAGTATTTGTACGTTCACGTCGGGGCTTGGATCATAAACATGTGGGTAGTCTACACGCTCAAGATCCTGAGCAAGCCTTAGAGTATGCCCGTGACTGTTACACACGCCGTAGTGAAGGAGTAAGTATTTGGGTAGTGCGCTCTCGCGATATTTGCGCTTCACAAGAAGATGATAGCGCAAGCTTTTATGATCCTTCTGATGATAAGCCCTATCGTCATGCGATGTATTACCAGCTTCCTGATGCTGTCAACCATATGTGA
- the paaC gene encoding 1,2-phenylacetyl-CoA epoxidase subunit PaaC, which translates to MSDLALKQATQEYATRLGDDSVILGHRLSEWCSNAPFLEEDLALANVALDYIGRARMYYTYAAELANDGRTEDDFAYGRNEREYHNLLINELPRGDFAYTIMRQLLLDVFNVHFLTQLMQSKDETLAAIAAKAIKETRYHLRRSREWTLRLGDGTAESHRRAQRALDSLWGYTHELFDLDTTEQLLADAGIGVNNPALRPQWLKEVAEIVAEATLTLPADGWAVRGGRVGYHTENLGHILTEMQFVHRSYPAQQW; encoded by the coding sequence ATGAGCGATTTAGCATTAAAGCAGGCAACCCAAGAGTATGCTACGCGTTTAGGTGATGATTCGGTAATTTTAGGACATCGCCTCTCAGAATGGTGTAGTAATGCACCGTTTTTAGAGGAAGACCTAGCATTAGCGAATGTAGCCCTAGATTATATTGGGCGAGCGCGTATGTATTACACCTATGCAGCGGAGCTAGCCAATGATGGGCGCACAGAAGATGACTTCGCCTATGGGCGCAATGAACGTGAGTACCATAATTTACTCATCAATGAATTACCGCGTGGTGACTTTGCCTATACCATTATGCGGCAGTTATTACTCGATGTATTCAATGTGCATTTTTTGACGCAGCTAATGCAGTCTAAGGATGAAACATTAGCGGCTATTGCTGCTAAGGCGATCAAAGAAACTCGTTATCACTTGCGCCGTAGTCGAGAGTGGACCTTACGCTTGGGTGATGGTACTGCGGAAAGTCACCGTCGTGCTCAACGAGCTTTAGATAGTTTGTGGGGCTATACCCATGAATTATTTGATTTAGATACCACTGAGCAACTCTTAGCTGATGCCGGTATTGGTGTGAATAATCCTGCTTTACGTCCGCAATGGCTCAAAGAGGTAGCTGAAATTGTTGCTGAGGCAACCTTGACTTTACCTGCTGATGGTTGGGCAGTACGCGGGGGGCGTGTGGGTTATCACACTGAGAATCTAGGTCATATTTTGACTGAAATGCAGTTTGTGCATCGCTCCTATCCTGCGCAACAGTGGTAG
- the paaD gene encoding 1,2-phenylacetyl-CoA epoxidase subunit PaaD — protein sequence MNAIPIPIVSSAWLERLQRRNQSNYSAIWQVLDQVKDPEVPVVSIWDLGILTDVSQVPSEQGICTVVTITPTYSGCPAMDAIRKAIGEVLTANEFTPYQVHTKLAPAWSTDSISPEGRKQLRDYGIAPPSTCCQHADGMTPEFGVECPHCGSSATKRISEFGSTACKALFQCQHCLEPFDYFKHL from the coding sequence ATGAACGCTATACCTATTCCTATTGTGTCCTCAGCGTGGTTAGAGCGTTTACAACGTCGTAATCAGTCGAACTATAGCGCTATTTGGCAAGTATTAGATCAAGTTAAAGATCCTGAAGTACCAGTGGTGAGCATCTGGGATTTAGGGATTTTGACCGATGTGAGTCAAGTACCTAGTGAGCAGGGTATATGTACAGTTGTGACGATTACCCCTACTTATTCAGGATGCCCTGCTATGGATGCTATTCGTAAGGCGATTGGTGAGGTATTAACAGCCAATGAGTTTACTCCCTATCAGGTACATACGAAATTAGCACCTGCTTGGAGCACCGATAGTATTTCTCCTGAAGGGCGTAAACAGTTACGTGATTATGGTATAGCGCCGCCGAGTACCTGTTGCCAACATGCTGATGGTATGACCCCTGAGTTTGGGGTGGAGTGCCCACATTGTGGTTCATCAGCGACTAAGCGCATTAGCGAATTTGGTTCAACTGCCTGCAAAGCATTGTTTCAATGTCAACATTGCCTAGAACCGTTTGATTACTTTAAGCATTTATGA
- the paaE gene encoding 1,2-phenylacetyl-CoA epoxidase subunit PaaE, translating to MSDTRFYPLTIADVRPETDTAICVTFTVPDELKQTFAFKQGQFLTLKAAINGEDIRRSYSICSGVHDNALKVGIKRVRGGKFSNFANDTFKKGQTIEVMPPQGSFTTELNAANAKNYMCLAVGSGITPILSIMKTILIDEPHSRVTLIYGNRRTNSVMFKEDLSFLKNRYLERFQWINIMSQEDQGADLLNGLIDNQKGTALHKSRLINLKKTHEAFICGPEAMMSEVSRGFRASGLDDACIHYELFANSSEDAAKVLEKSQQRIETYGEDKTSKVTVIADGRALQFELATVGANILDAGIHNGMELPYACKAGVCSTCKAKLIKGQVDMDLHHGLEPHEIAAGFILTCQAHPVSDEVIVDFDQR from the coding sequence ATGTCGGATACTCGCTTTTATCCTTTAACCATTGCGGATGTGCGTCCAGAGACCGATACCGCTATTTGTGTAACCTTTACTGTGCCTGATGAGCTAAAACAGACTTTTGCCTTTAAGCAGGGACAGTTTCTTACGCTAAAAGCCGCTATTAATGGCGAGGATATTCGCCGCTCCTATTCGATTTGCTCAGGAGTACACGATAATGCACTAAAGGTAGGCATTAAACGCGTGCGTGGCGGTAAGTTTTCTAATTTTGCCAATGACACTTTTAAAAAAGGGCAAACTATTGAGGTGATGCCACCGCAAGGTAGTTTTACTACCGAGCTTAATGCTGCTAATGCCAAAAACTATATGTGCCTTGCGGTAGGAAGTGGTATTACGCCCATTCTGTCTATTATGAAGACCATTCTCATTGATGAACCTCACAGCCGCGTGACCTTAATTTATGGCAATCGGCGTACTAATTCTGTGATGTTCAAAGAGGATTTGAGTTTTCTAAAAAACCGCTATCTGGAGCGTTTTCAGTGGATCAATATTATGAGCCAAGAGGATCAGGGCGCTGATCTATTGAATGGCTTAATTGATAATCAAAAAGGTACCGCTTTACACAAGAGCCGTCTGATTAATCTTAAGAAAACGCATGAGGCCTTCATTTGTGGTCCTGAGGCGATGATGTCTGAAGTATCGCGTGGTTTTCGCGCGTCGGGTTTGGATGATGCGTGCATTCATTATGAGCTATTTGCGAATTCCTCTGAAGATGCAGCCAAAGTATTGGAAAAGTCTCAGCAACGTATTGAAACCTATGGTGAAGATAAAACCAGTAAGGTAACCGTGATTGCTGATGGGCGTGCGTTACAGTTTGAGTTAGCGACCGTGGGGGCGAATATTCTCGATGCAGGTATTCATAATGGCATGGAGTTACCTTATGCCTGTAAAGCGGGTGTGTGTTCGACCTGTAAAGCCAAACTGATCAAAGGACAAGTGGATATGGACTTGCATCATGGTTTGGAGCCGCATGAGATCGCAGCAGGCTTTATTTTAACTTGTCAGGCCCATCCGGTTTCTGATGAGGTCATTGTGGATTTTGATCAACGCTAG
- a CDS encoding TRAP transporter substrate-binding protein: protein MKRLNLKQLFLHATIVSSTFLITSAAWAEQVIRVGSWLPPQHTMNKDVLPTWGKWIEEATEGRVKLKIEFPGGDPKALLDQVQDGTYEAAWTFHGYYPGRFKLTKAVELPGMENGAEAASMAHWRVFEKYFAKAGEHEGVAVMGLFTHAPGQIHLAKPIEKLADLKGKKLRIGGGVQTDIGNKLGIEGVAAPASKVYELLSQGVADGAMLPMGEKKTLRIKEVAPFTLKFPNGLYLGSFVIVMNEDFLAGLDEKDREAIKKVSGEKLSVLAGKYWNQEAIEGEADARASGNTIMEATDEMKKELAELTKDFDQSWIDSVKDRNVDAKAALDELRALARDYKSGN from the coding sequence ATGAAACGTCTTAACCTGAAACAATTGTTTCTGCACGCCACTATTGTATCCAGTACTTTTTTAATCACTTCTGCTGCATGGGCAGAGCAAGTAATCCGCGTCGGTTCATGGCTACCCCCCCAACATACTATGAATAAAGATGTTCTACCCACTTGGGGTAAGTGGATTGAAGAGGCCACTGAAGGGCGGGTCAAACTGAAAATCGAATTCCCCGGCGGTGATCCCAAAGCTTTATTAGATCAAGTACAAGACGGTACTTATGAAGCTGCATGGACTTTCCACGGCTATTACCCCGGACGTTTTAAACTCACCAAAGCAGTAGAGTTACCCGGTATGGAAAATGGTGCTGAGGCGGCTTCAATGGCCCATTGGCGGGTATTTGAAAAGTACTTTGCTAAAGCAGGGGAGCATGAAGGGGTTGCAGTCATGGGCTTATTTACCCATGCGCCCGGACAAATCCATTTAGCTAAACCTATTGAAAAACTAGCTGATTTAAAAGGTAAAAAGCTACGTATTGGTGGTGGGGTACAAACCGATATTGGTAATAAACTAGGTATTGAAGGGGTTGCGGCTCCCGCCTCTAAAGTTTACGAGCTACTTTCTCAAGGGGTCGCCGATGGTGCTATGTTACCTATGGGTGAAAAGAAAACCTTACGCATTAAAGAGGTCGCTCCTTTTACTTTGAAATTCCCTAATGGTCTGTATCTGGGTAGTTTCGTGATTGTCATGAATGAGGATTTCTTAGCAGGCTTAGATGAGAAAGACCGTGAAGCGATTAAAAAGGTTTCAGGTGAAAAGTTATCTGTTTTAGCCGGCAAGTATTGGAATCAAGAGGCGATTGAAGGTGAAGCCGATGCTCGTGCTTCGGGTAATACCATTATGGAGGCTACCGATGAGATGAAAAAAGAGTTGGCTGAGCTGACCAAAGACTTTGATCAAAGCTGGATCGATAGTGTTAAAGATCGCAATGTAGATGCTAAAGCAGCCTTAGATGAGTTACGTGCGCTTGCGCGTGATTATAAAAGCGGTAATTAA
- a CDS encoding TRAP transporter small permease → MTHQQLLLQNSEKGPVRLIAFVLNVISGATLLTMMLITCIDVIGRYFLNKPLLGSTEISEVLLGVMIFTALPVISWRNEQVVVDILDSFVTPPLNFIRGVIFNVLSAIALYFLGQRIIALGARALKSGETTEYLHIPVGAVLNSFGILCWVTALALLTLGIYRLWVEYQMTQAPIATEASI, encoded by the coding sequence ATGACTCATCAACAACTACTCCTACAAAATAGTGAAAAAGGTCCAGTACGCCTTATTGCTTTTGTCCTGAATGTAATCTCAGGAGCAACCCTACTCACCATGATGCTGATTACCTGTATTGATGTTATTGGGCGCTATTTTTTGAATAAACCTTTGTTAGGCTCAACAGAGATTAGCGAGGTTTTGTTAGGGGTGATGATCTTTACTGCCTTACCTGTGATTTCATGGCGTAATGAGCAAGTAGTTGTTGATATTCTAGATAGTTTTGTCACACCACCATTAAATTTTATTCGTGGTGTGATTTTTAATGTACTGAGTGCAATCGCCTTATATTTTTTGGGTCAGCGCATTATCGCCTTAGGAGCAAGAGCGCTTAAGTCCGGTGAAACCACCGAATACTTACATATTCCGGTGGGAGCAGTACTCAATAGTTTTGGGATTTTATGCTGGGTAACGGCTTTAGCTTTGTTGACCTTGGGTATTTATCGCCTATGGGTTGAATACCAAATGACTCAAGCGCCTATTGCTACGGAGGCTAGTATATGA
- a CDS encoding TRAP transporter large permease, which translates to MTVTLIGFAILLLLIMARMPIGLSMGVVGFLGFVYLNDWNWVSALSMSARRVVDTSRDYSLTVIPLFILMGNLVTKSGLSHELYRASYSFLGHFRGGLAMATVVACGGFSAICGSSLATAATMAKVSMPPMRRYGYADTLATASIAAGGTLGILIPPSVILVIYGIMTEQSIRELFAAGFMPGMLGIALYVVAVAWTVWRNPEAGPPGERSTTQERIEAMKGIWGTLLLFGIVIGGMYGGVFTPTEAAGIGAAGAFVIALARKSLTWRSLYEVLTETAHTSASLFVVVIGALIFSNFITRAEFPDQLLELIKSFDLSPLAVIFLILGIYILLGCILESLSMLLLTVPIFYPIVQSLGFDLVWFGILVVVVTEISLITPPVGLNVFVLSGVLKDVKTSTVFKGVTPFWVVDIIRLMLITLIPAIALALPIALYR; encoded by the coding sequence ATGACCGTTACTTTAATAGGTTTCGCCATTCTACTTTTGCTCATTATGGCGCGTATGCCGATTGGGTTGTCGATGGGGGTGGTTGGTTTTCTAGGGTTTGTTTATCTAAATGATTGGAATTGGGTATCCGCCTTATCCATGTCAGCACGTCGTGTAGTAGATACCTCGCGTGACTACAGTTTGACCGTGATTCCACTGTTTATTTTAATGGGTAATTTAGTCACCAAGTCGGGCTTATCGCATGAGCTTTATCGTGCTTCATACTCCTTTTTAGGTCATTTTCGTGGTGGTTTAGCTATGGCAACCGTAGTTGCCTGCGGTGGGTTTTCAGCGATTTGTGGTTCGAGCTTAGCTACTGCGGCAACAATGGCTAAGGTTTCTATGCCACCGATGCGCCGTTATGGTTATGCCGATACTTTAGCGACTGCCTCGATTGCAGCGGGTGGAACTTTAGGAATTTTAATCCCGCCGAGTGTGATTTTAGTCATTTATGGCATTATGACCGAGCAAAGTATCCGTGAATTATTTGCGGCAGGTTTTATGCCCGGAATGCTAGGGATTGCATTGTATGTAGTAGCCGTTGCGTGGACGGTGTGGCGTAATCCAGAAGCAGGTCCTCCGGGCGAGCGCTCTACGACCCAAGAGCGGATTGAAGCTATGAAGGGTATATGGGGAACGCTATTACTGTTTGGCATAGTCATCGGTGGTATGTATGGTGGGGTTTTTACTCCCACTGAGGCGGCAGGCATTGGTGCAGCAGGGGCGTTTGTTATTGCCTTGGCCCGTAAATCCTTAACATGGCGCTCGCTGTATGAAGTGCTTACTGAAACGGCTCATACGTCAGCCTCTCTATTTGTAGTCGTGATTGGTGCTTTGATTTTCTCTAATTTCATCACTCGTGCTGAATTTCCTGATCAATTATTAGAACTGATTAAGAGCTTTGATCTCAGCCCTCTGGCCGTTATTTTTCTAATCTTAGGTATTTATATTTTATTGGGCTGTATTTTAGAAAGCCTTTCTATGCTGCTGTTAACTGTACCTATTTTCTATCCTATCGTGCAGAGTTTGGGATTTGATTTGGTGTGGTTTGGGATTTTGGTGGTTGTGGTCACTGAAATTAGTTTAATTACCCCGCCCGTAGGTCTGAATGTCTTTGTACTCAGTGGAGTCTTAAAGGACGTAAAAACCAGTACCGTTTTTAAAGGGGTAACACCGTTTTGGGTAGTAGATATTATTCGCCTAATGCTGATTACCTTGATTCCGGCGATAGCTTTAGCTTTGCCTATTGCACTGTATCGTTAA
- the paaG gene encoding 2-(1,2-epoxy-1,2-dihydrophenyl)acetyl-CoA isomerase PaaG, which translates to MNFTTIEFAIEQGIATLTLNRPDSLNSFTTVMHAEVREALAQVQAESSVRCLLITGKGRGFCAGQDLNDRAVDPNAPMPDLGESLEQRYNPLIRTLKALPIPIVCAVNGVAAGAGANLAFACDIVLAARSAAFIQAFCKIGLVPDSGGTWILPRLVGPARAMALSLLGDKVSAEQAEQWGMIWKSYPDDQLMSEAKRLAAHFATQPTKGLAYIKQAIQAASNNTLDQQLDLERDLQRLAGRTSDYREGVQAFLAKRAPQFTGQ; encoded by the coding sequence ATGAATTTTACCACCATTGAGTTTGCGATTGAGCAGGGTATTGCTACTTTGACTTTAAATCGCCCCGATAGCTTAAATAGCTTTACTACCGTAATGCACGCCGAGGTGCGTGAGGCTTTAGCACAAGTTCAAGCTGAGAGTAGTGTGCGTTGCTTATTGATCACAGGTAAGGGGCGTGGTTTTTGTGCGGGACAAGATTTGAATGATCGTGCGGTGGATCCTAATGCCCCCATGCCTGATTTAGGTGAGTCTTTAGAGCAGCGCTATAACCCACTGATTCGCACTTTAAAAGCCTTACCGATACCGATTGTTTGCGCGGTTAATGGGGTGGCAGCAGGGGCTGGCGCTAACCTTGCTTTTGCTTGTGATATTGTCTTAGCTGCTCGTTCGGCCGCGTTTATTCAAGCCTTTTGTAAGATTGGCTTAGTACCTGATTCGGGAGGTACATGGATTTTACCGCGTCTCGTAGGTCCTGCCCGCGCGATGGCTTTAAGCTTATTAGGTGACAAGGTATCCGCTGAGCAAGCGGAGCAATGGGGGATGATTTGGAAAAGTTATCCCGATGATCAATTAATGAGTGAGGCTAAACGTTTGGCGGCTCATTTCGCTACCCAACCGACTAAGGGGCTAGCTTATATCAAACAAGCTATTCAAGCCGCGTCTAATAATACCCTCGATCAACAACTAGATTTAGAACGTGATTTACAGCGCTTAGCGGGGCGTACCTCCGATTATCGTGAAGGGGTGCAAGCATTTTTAGCGAAGCGTGCTCCGCAATTTACAGGACAATAA
- the paaH gene encoding 3-hydroxyacyl-CoA dehydrogenase PaaH — protein MASLGQDKIVAVIGAGTMGAGVAQVAAAAGHPVLLFDVAEGAALKGIQGIAVGLDKLVVKGKMPAQERDALVARLTPASTLSELAPAALVIEAIVEKLEVKQSLFKQLEAIVAQDTIIASNTSSLSITAIGSALQHPERLVGMHFFNPAPIMKLVEVISGLATDKAIAHTVLDTANAWGKQAVHARSTPGFIVNRVARPFYAEGLRVLQEGGADVATIDALMRESGGFRMGPFELMDLIGHDVNYAVTCSVHAAYYYDPRFTPSLIQKELVDAGFLGRKTGRGFYDYSANAHKLEPQTAPTLTPSFESVTLIGDAPFAPTLVDLLTKAGISIEREASEDGAELILLAGDAIMSLTDGRTATQIAEEEGERDIVLFDLALDYAKATRIGIAAADQATPQALQDATAFWQALGKQVSILNDIAGLCVMRTVCMLANEGADAVNQQVCNAQAVDIAMQGGVNYPKGPLAWAQSLGVGRVVNVLDQLATGYGEDRYRTSPLLLRHALSGRALV, from the coding sequence ATGGCAAGCCTAGGTCAAGATAAAATAGTTGCCGTCATTGGTGCGGGCACAATGGGAGCAGGGGTAGCGCAAGTTGCCGCAGCAGCAGGTCATCCCGTATTACTATTTGATGTAGCCGAAGGTGCTGCACTGAAAGGTATTCAAGGTATTGCAGTTGGTTTAGATAAATTAGTGGTTAAGGGCAAAATGCCTGCTCAAGAGCGCGATGCCTTGGTAGCACGTTTGACCCCAGCTAGTACCTTATCAGAACTTGCTCCTGCTGCTTTGGTGATTGAGGCGATTGTGGAAAAGCTAGAGGTCAAGCAAAGCCTATTTAAACAGCTAGAGGCAATAGTTGCTCAGGATACTATTATAGCGAGTAATACCTCTTCCTTATCCATTACGGCTATAGGCTCAGCCTTACAGCATCCAGAGCGGCTAGTCGGTATGCACTTTTTTAACCCTGCTCCGATTATGAAATTAGTAGAGGTCATTAGTGGCTTAGCGACGGATAAAGCTATTGCGCATACTGTATTGGATACAGCCAATGCTTGGGGCAAGCAAGCGGTACATGCCCGTTCTACGCCGGGCTTTATTGTCAATCGAGTGGCACGTCCTTTTTATGCGGAGGGATTGCGAGTACTTCAGGAGGGCGGGGCGGATGTAGCTACTATTGATGCCTTAATGCGTGAAAGTGGTGGCTTTCGTATGGGGCCGTTCGAGTTAATGGATTTGATTGGGCATGATGTGAATTATGCCGTGACCTGCTCAGTCCATGCGGCGTATTACTATGATCCACGTTTTACGCCTTCTTTGATTCAAAAAGAGCTGGTGGATGCAGGCTTTTTAGGGCGCAAAACGGGACGTGGTTTTTATGATTACAGCGCTAATGCACACAAACTAGAGCCTCAAACAGCACCAACACTAACGCCTAGCTTTGAAAGTGTCACCTTGATTGGTGATGCACCTTTTGCGCCTACCTTAGTTGATTTATTAACTAAGGCAGGTATTAGCATTGAGCGTGAAGCCAGTGAAGACGGTGCTGAACTGATCCTATTGGCTGGGGATGCCATTATGAGTTTGACTGATGGACGTACCGCCACCCAAATTGCTGAGGAAGAAGGTGAGCGCGATATAGTCCTCTTTGATCTTGCTCTAGATTATGCCAAAGCGACGCGCATAGGGATTGCCGCCGCCGATCAAGCAACTCCACAGGCTTTACAAGATGCTACGGCTTTTTGGCAAGCTTTGGGCAAGCAAGTCTCTATTCTCAATGATATAGCAGGGCTTTGTGTGATGCGCACGGTGTGTATGTTGGCTAATGAGGGCGCGGATGCCGTTAATCAACAGGTTTGTAATGCCCAAGCGGTAGATATTGCCATGCAAGGTGGAGTGAATTACCCAAAAGGACCATTAGCATGGGCGCAGTCCTTAGGGGTGGGTAGAGTGGTGAATGTATTAGATCAGCTCGCCACAGGTTATGGTGAGGATCGTTATCGTACTTCGCCCCTCCTATTACGTCATGCTTTATCAGGGAGAGCCTTGGTATGA
- the paaI gene encoding hydroxyphenylacetyl-CoA thioesterase PaaI produces MTHHHTTLTPEALAQACSNAMHANDKATNFLGMQIIKSTPGFAQLTMRVRNEMLNGHDVCHGGMIFTLADSAFAHACNNTNKVTLASGCSIDFLAPAREGDLLTATAQERSRSGRTGVYDIEVQRQDGTLIALFRGRSYQLKGTVIPEETAV; encoded by the coding sequence ATGACCCATCATCATACAACTTTAACACCAGAAGCTTTAGCACAAGCCTGTTCTAATGCTATGCACGCCAATGATAAAGCGACTAATTTCTTAGGGATGCAGATCATTAAAAGTACGCCCGGGTTTGCGCAATTAACTATGCGGGTACGTAATGAAATGCTTAATGGGCATGATGTGTGTCATGGTGGAATGATCTTTACTCTGGCGGATTCTGCTTTTGCCCATGCTTGTAATAACACCAATAAGGTGACCTTAGCTTCAGGGTGCAGTATTGATTTTCTAGCACCCGCACGCGAAGGGGATTTATTAACCGCTACGGCTCAGGAGCGCTCTCGTTCGGGACGTACCGGAGTCTATGACATTGAAGTGCAACGCCAAGACGGTACTTTGATTGCACTCTTTCGTGGACGTTCTTATCAACTCAAAGGTACGGTTATTCCAGAGGAGACTGCTGTATGA
- the pcaF gene encoding 3-oxoadipyl-CoA thiolase — protein sequence MKQAFICDPIRTAIGRYGGSLAEVRTDDLAAIPLKALMERNPNVDWAQVDDVILGNANQAGECNRNIARMVVLLAGLPTAVPGTTVNRLCGSGMDAVGLAARTIKASEAELMIAGGAESMTRAPFVLPKASSAWSRNAEIYDTTIGWRFPNAKMKELYGTETMPETAENVAEQFNITRADQDLFAYRSQQRTAKAQADGVFADEIIPVLIPQKKKNPLVFNVDEHNRPDTTLEGLAKLPTPFRKGGSVTAGNASGVNDGACAMLVASENALRQHDLQPIARIVGMATAGVEPRIMGFGPAPATRKVLAQTGLTLAQMEIIELNEAFAAQALAVMRDLGLPDDAEHVNPYGGAIALGHPLGMSGARLITTAARQLQRIKGRYALCTMCIGVGQGIALIIERV from the coding sequence ATGAAACAAGCATTTATTTGTGATCCGATTCGTACCGCCATTGGGCGCTATGGTGGCTCACTAGCTGAAGTCCGTACCGATGATTTAGCGGCTATTCCCCTAAAGGCACTGATGGAGCGTAATCCGAATGTGGATTGGGCGCAGGTTGATGATGTGATTTTAGGTAATGCTAATCAGGCGGGTGAGTGTAATCGTAATATCGCACGCATGGTGGTATTGCTGGCAGGTTTACCTACTGCTGTGCCGGGGACTACTGTTAATAGGCTTTGTGGTTCGGGCATGGATGCGGTAGGACTAGCGGCACGCACCATTAAAGCGAGCGAGGCTGAACTCATGATTGCTGGTGGGGCTGAGTCTATGACCCGTGCACCTTTTGTGTTGCCTAAGGCTAGTAGTGCTTGGAGTCGCAATGCCGAAATCTATGATACTACTATTGGCTGGCGCTTCCCCAATGCCAAAATGAAAGAGCTATACGGCACTGAGACCATGCCTGAAACGGCTGAAAATGTGGCGGAGCAGTTTAATATTACCCGTGCTGATCAAGATCTATTTGCTTACCGTTCGCAGCAGCGCACCGCTAAAGCGCAAGCCGATGGGGTATTTGCGGATGAAATTATTCCAGTATTGATTCCGCAAAAGAAGAAAAACCCTTTAGTGTTTAATGTGGATGAGCATAATCGCCCTGATACCACTTTAGAGGGTTTAGCTAAATTACCCACTCCTTTTCGCAAGGGGGGATCAGTCACCGCTGGTAATGCCTCTGGAGTAAATGATGGGGCTTGTGCCATGTTGGTAGCCTCTGAAAATGCTTTGAGACAACATGATTTACAACCTATAGCTCGAATAGTAGGTATGGCAACTGCTGGGGTGGAGCCGCGTATTATGGGTTTTGGCCCTGCTCCGGCTACGCGTAAGGTGTTGGCCCAAACAGGTTTGACTTTGGCACAAATGGAGATCATTGAATTAAATGAAGCCTTTGCAGCACAAGCTTTAGCGGTGATGCGTGATTTAGGTTTGCCTGATGATGCTGAACACGTCAATCCGTATGGGGGAGCAATTGCCTTGGGGCATCCCTTAGGTATGAGTGGCGCTCGGCTGATTACTACCGCAGCACGGCAGCTACAACGGATTAAGGGGCGTTATGCGCTTTGTACGATGTGTATTGGGGTGGGACAAGGTATTGCATTGATTATTGAACGCGTTTAG